One part of the Microthrixaceae bacterium genome encodes these proteins:
- a CDS encoding ABC transporter substrate-binding protein, with translation MKNSRMVRAAMALGAFALLGTACGNDDDSASTTTKADSTTTEAPSSGADRGNVDGMLKIGTLVPQTGDLNTIHDSLATPIELALAEINEAGGVLGNDVELVEGDDGTSATVAQTTYDKLINSDKVDLIIGPAPSGVAAKLADGFGTDRVPACSGSTTAANLQGAGNGYFFRTAPGDDLQGPALAELISGDGHTDVAIIARNDDYGKGFSESLAAALEDSGATVTETVLYNPDSGSGYDADVQKALDSSPDAVAVIGFNDDGAQIVSSLIGKGQGPDVMPTYTADGMQGSSFGETVDPSNPGKVAGMKGTAPAAAPAGIDHPFTAKFAATGVDTIFSSYYYDCTILMALAVEAAESDDGTAVKDAFAANLEGDNDCQTFADCKALLAEGKTIHYRGASSAFDTWNVMQPATGVYDVWQFTDDGSVGEVDGAEQISVP, from the coding sequence ATGAAGAACAGTCGCATGGTTCGCGCCGCGATGGCCCTGGGCGCTTTCGCCCTGCTGGGCACCGCGTGTGGGAACGACGACGACAGTGCGTCGACCACGACCAAGGCCGACTCCACCACCACGGAGGCGCCGTCGAGCGGAGCCGATCGAGGCAACGTCGACGGGATGCTGAAGATCGGGACGCTCGTTCCCCAGACCGGCGATCTCAACACCATCCACGATTCGCTGGCAACGCCGATCGAGTTGGCGCTCGCGGAGATCAACGAGGCCGGCGGCGTGCTGGGCAACGACGTCGAGCTCGTCGAGGGCGACGACGGCACCTCGGCCACCGTTGCACAGACGACCTACGACAAGTTGATCAACTCCGACAAGGTCGACCTCATCATCGGCCCGGCGCCCTCGGGTGTTGCCGCCAAGCTGGCCGACGGCTTCGGCACCGACCGTGTGCCGGCGTGTTCCGGATCGACCACCGCCGCGAACCTTCAGGGTGCAGGCAACGGCTACTTCTTCCGCACCGCACCCGGCGACGATCTGCAGGGCCCGGCCCTCGCGGAGCTCATCAGCGGCGACGGGCACACCGACGTGGCGATCATCGCCCGCAACGACGACTACGGCAAGGGCTTTTCTGAGTCGCTCGCCGCGGCGTTGGAAGACAGCGGCGCGACGGTCACCGAGACGGTGCTGTACAACCCCGACTCGGGTTCGGGCTATGACGCCGACGTGCAAAAGGCGCTCGATTCGAGCCCCGACGCGGTGGCCGTGATCGGCTTCAACGACGACGGTGCGCAGATCGTCAGCTCGCTGATCGGCAAGGGGCAGGGCCCCGATGTGATGCCGACCTACACCGCGGATGGCATGCAGGGCTCGAGCTTCGGCGAGACTGTCGACCCGTCGAACCCCGGCAAGGTGGCGGGCATGAAGGGCACGGCTCCGGCAGCCGCACCTGCTGGCATCGACCACCCGTTCACCGCGAAGTTCGCGGCGACCGGGGTGGATACCATCTTCAGCTCGTACTACTACGACTGCACCATCTTGATGGCCCTGGCCGTTGAGGCCGCAGAGTCTGACGATGGAACGGCCGTCAAGGACGCGTTCGCCGCGAACCTCGAAGGGGACAACGATTGTCAGACCTTCGCCGACTGCAAGGCGTTGCTCGCCGAGGGCAAGACGATTCACTACCGGGGCGCCTCCTCAGCGTTCGACACCTGGAACGTGATGCAGCCGGCCACCGGCGTCTACGACGTGTGGCAGTTCACCGACGACGGCAGCGTCGGCGAGGTTGACGGCGCGGAGCAGATCTCCGTTCCGTGA